In Hydra vulgaris chromosome 06, alternate assembly HydraT2T_AEP, a genomic segment contains:
- the LOC136081133 gene encoding uncharacterized protein LOC136081133 — translation MDRSSKPSFYLIPFSFENSIFSDKLKSAKIHPVIKNGDCSSVCNYRPISLLSVFLKIYEKIIFNRVYDYMTLNTLLYKNQFRFQIYCSTEHTIIELSNKISMPIDKREHVLGVFIDLSKAFDTVDHGILLSKLKHYGIKVLTYKWVKTHPLSIDQSVTYQRPKRVTAQQCLFILQEHSKIDKGDESDSTKEYDEADVVEDNLSDGNEINTFIYNSESWSNNDVEENSCGGSNDLTAKTQRDDVK, via the exons ATGGATAGATCAAGTAAACCATCATTTTACTTAATACCATTTTCATTTGAGAATAGTATATTTtctgataaattaaaatcagcCAAAATTCACCCAGTTATAAAAAATGGTGATTGTTCTTCTGTTTGCAACTACCGTCCTATATCACTACTTtctgtctttttaaaaatatatgaaaagataatttttaatagaGTTTATGATTACATGACATTAAATAcgcttttatacaaaaatcaatttagaTTTCAGATATACTGCTCTACTGAACATACTATTATTGAACTTTCCAATAAAATATCTATGCCCATTGATAAAAGGGAACACGTACTAGGAGTGTTTATTGATCTCTCTAAGGCATTCGATACTGTTGATCACGGAATTTTACTTTCAAAGTTAAAGCATTATGGCATTAAAGTCCTAACATATAAATGGgttaaaa CACATCCTCTTTCAATTGACCAATCAGTTACATATCAACGTCCAAAACGTGTGACGGCGCAACAGTGTTTGTTCATATTACAAGAACACTCGAAAATTGACAAGGGTGATGAATCAGATTCAACAAAAGAATATGACGAGGCAGATGTTGTTGAAGATAATCTTTCTGATGGCAAtgaaattaatacttttatttacaattcAGAAAGTTGGAGCAATAATGACGTAGAAGAAAACTCATGCGGTGGGAGTAATGATTTAACTGCTAAAACTCAAAGAGATGATGTAAAATGA